In Paralcaligenes sp. KSB-10, the following are encoded in one genomic region:
- a CDS encoding enoyl-CoA hydratase, with protein MYTQIELTFAGTDQHVAIVTLSRPEKMNALTKVMEAELRAVFERLDKDAAVRAIVLTGKGRAFCAGMDIDELEVLPPDDIQAAEWMRPYNMNRRPDYQSRYAYFPAIAKPVICAINGAAAGLGLIFALYSDMRFASDKAVFSTAFAKRGLIAEHGIAWILPRVVGPGNAADLLFSARKVGIEEALQMRLVDRVIPAEHLMDEVISYANDIAMNVSPRSVRVMKQQLSTAPFQSLSEAIALANHEMFDSLQSADFKEGVSHFIERRPANFTGR; from the coding sequence ATGTATACACAAATCGAACTGACTTTCGCCGGGACCGATCAGCACGTGGCGATTGTTACGCTGTCTCGGCCGGAAAAGATGAATGCCCTGACCAAAGTCATGGAAGCTGAGTTGCGCGCAGTATTCGAACGGCTCGACAAAGATGCCGCTGTCCGCGCCATTGTATTGACAGGTAAAGGGCGCGCATTTTGCGCCGGCATGGACATTGACGAACTCGAAGTGCTGCCGCCGGACGATATTCAGGCCGCGGAATGGATGCGCCCGTACAACATGAATCGCCGGCCCGACTATCAGAGTCGCTATGCCTATTTCCCGGCAATAGCAAAACCCGTGATATGCGCCATAAACGGGGCGGCCGCGGGCTTGGGATTGATATTCGCCTTATACAGCGATATGCGCTTTGCCAGCGACAAGGCTGTGTTCTCGACTGCATTTGCCAAGCGCGGCCTGATCGCCGAACACGGCATCGCATGGATACTGCCACGCGTAGTGGGGCCGGGAAACGCCGCCGACTTATTGTTTTCGGCACGCAAGGTTGGTATTGAAGAAGCCTTGCAGATGCGCTTGGTGGACCGGGTAATACCTGCCGAACACCTCATGGACGAAGTCATTTCCTATGCCAATGACATTGCAATGAACGTGTCTCCGCGTTCTGTACGAGTGATGAAGCAACAGTTGTCTACCGCACCGTTTCAATCGTTGTCGGAAGCGATTGCCTTGGCGAACCACGAGATGTTCGATAGCCTCCAAAGCGCTGATTTTAAAGAAGGTGTCAGCCACTTCATTGAACGCCGGCCGGCCAATTTTACCGGCCGATAG
- a CDS encoding alpha/beta hydrolase — protein MPNQATILIVPGLRDHVPAHWQTLLAAKLPKVRSVAPLEHDKLSCAARVDAIERTLADIEGPVIIVAHSAGTMMVAHWAQRATRPIQGALLATPSDMETPMPAGYPTVDQLDSNGWLPIPRNRLPFPTILAASSNDPLSRLERARALAETWGSRFVELGAVGHLNPASGFGEWPRAEELIRELSLHAV, from the coding sequence ATGCCTAACCAAGCCACTATCCTGATCGTTCCGGGCCTGCGTGACCATGTGCCCGCTCACTGGCAAACCCTGCTGGCGGCCAAGCTCCCCAAAGTGCGCAGCGTGGCTCCGCTGGAGCACGATAAGCTCAGCTGTGCGGCCCGTGTCGATGCCATTGAGCGCACCTTGGCCGACATTGAAGGTCCGGTCATCATTGTGGCGCACAGCGCCGGCACGATGATGGTGGCTCATTGGGCACAGCGCGCCACGCGACCTATTCAAGGGGCTCTGCTGGCCACGCCGTCCGACATGGAAACGCCCATGCCCGCCGGCTACCCAACCGTGGATCAACTCGACAGCAACGGGTGGTTGCCGATTCCGCGCAACAGGCTGCCCTTCCCCACCATCCTGGCGGCCAGCAGCAACGACCCTTTATCTCGCCTGGAGCGTGCCCGTGCGCTGGCGGAGACTTGGGGCAGCCGTTTTGTGGAATTGGGCGCGGTGGGCCATCTGAACCCCGCATCGGGCTTTGGCGAATGGCCGAGGGCCGAAGAACTGATACGCGAACTCAGCCTGCATGCTGTGTGA
- a CDS encoding enoyl-CoA hydratase/isomerase family protein codes for MSDTVLLKIMGQVGVVSLNRPQALNAVNHEMRNALIQTLGILNADSAVRSVVITGAGDRAFCAGQDLDEAVKASWRKIVPWLEAQRNMYQAVRNLDKPCIAALNGVAAGAGFQIALCADLRIATPDARIGQPEVKAGLASIVGSYLMSLHVGMGHNAQLSLQGDLINGQRAYQMGLVNYLADDTLAEAIKVAESLALHPATAIRLSKQRLRALTQAGFDEACVAGIRAQLECYANGEPQAAMNAFLHARKSKGNKQ; via the coding sequence ATGAGCGACACAGTGCTGTTGAAAATCATGGGCCAAGTCGGCGTTGTATCACTGAATCGGCCACAGGCCCTGAACGCAGTCAACCATGAAATGCGTAACGCACTTATACAAACGCTGGGTATCCTAAATGCCGATTCAGCAGTCCGTTCCGTTGTAATCACGGGTGCGGGTGATCGTGCTTTTTGCGCCGGCCAGGATCTTGACGAAGCAGTCAAGGCAAGCTGGCGCAAAATTGTGCCCTGGCTCGAGGCGCAACGCAACATGTACCAGGCCGTTCGTAACCTGGACAAACCCTGCATCGCGGCGCTCAATGGCGTTGCCGCGGGGGCCGGATTCCAGATTGCCCTGTGCGCGGATCTTCGCATCGCGACGCCGGACGCCCGGATTGGCCAGCCGGAAGTCAAAGCCGGCTTGGCCAGCATTGTTGGCTCATACCTGATGAGCCTGCATGTGGGAATGGGGCATAACGCACAGCTGTCGCTGCAAGGTGATCTGATCAACGGCCAGCGTGCTTATCAGATGGGACTGGTCAATTATCTGGCAGATGATACTTTGGCAGAGGCTATTAAGGTCGCAGAGTCGCTTGCCCTGCATCCAGCCACCGCCATACGCCTTTCCAAACAACGGTTGCGCGCCTTGACACAGGCTGGGTTCGATGAAGCCTGTGTTGCCGGCATTCGTGCTCAACTGGAATGTTATGCAAACGGCGAACCCCAGGCGGCAATGAATGCATTTCTGCACGCCCGAAAGTCCAAAGGAAACAAACAATGA
- a CDS encoding aldehyde dehydrogenase family protein: protein MSYKQHFINGAWVDAQGVGQTIIYDSSTEASIGTVCHAIDAEVNGAVAAARAAFAPWANLPIETRARYVRAIAEGLESHADALVAGIVAEVGMPEKLTRRIQVQAPIAAWRATADAAIDALAETKTAHSYIMRVPVGVVGAITPWNYPLHQITGKLAAALVAGCTIVLKPSDLAPTSAQILGKAIETAKLPEGVVNIIFGDGATGEALVAHPGVNMVSFTGSTAVGRRIASSAGQALKRVSLELGGKSASIALAEADPALVVRHALSSCFLNSGQTCSAITRLIVPEDQYLEYRTRLQEGAQKITLGDPRDSATRMGPLVSSDQRQRVLSFLLEAEEAGFDLIAGGTHAPTPGQGYFIAPTVFGRVPAQARIASEEIFGPVLAVLTYVTEDEAINIANQTPYGLAGAVWGSEDKAMAAARQLRAGQIDVNGAPFNPLAPFGGFGASGIGREGGIYGILEFTELRAIQASSTTTAQ from the coding sequence ATGAGTTATAAGCAGCATTTTATCAATGGCGCCTGGGTGGATGCGCAGGGAGTCGGGCAAACGATTATTTACGACTCAAGCACTGAAGCATCGATAGGCACAGTCTGTCACGCGATCGATGCCGAGGTCAACGGTGCCGTCGCGGCGGCACGGGCCGCGTTTGCGCCATGGGCCAACTTGCCGATCGAAACGCGGGCCCGTTATGTTCGGGCCATTGCCGAAGGCTTGGAGAGCCATGCCGATGCACTGGTCGCAGGCATCGTCGCCGAAGTAGGGATGCCCGAAAAATTAACGCGCCGCATTCAGGTGCAAGCGCCTATCGCGGCATGGCGCGCAACAGCCGACGCCGCGATAGACGCCCTGGCCGAAACGAAAACCGCGCACTCTTATATCATGCGTGTTCCGGTCGGCGTTGTAGGCGCGATTACGCCCTGGAATTATCCCTTGCATCAAATTACGGGGAAATTGGCGGCTGCCTTGGTGGCAGGATGCACAATAGTACTAAAGCCTTCTGATCTGGCACCCACGTCGGCGCAGATCCTAGGAAAAGCGATCGAGACGGCGAAGCTGCCCGAGGGTGTGGTGAACATTATCTTTGGCGACGGGGCGACAGGAGAGGCCTTGGTTGCCCACCCTGGTGTCAATATGGTGTCGTTTACCGGATCGACCGCGGTGGGGCGTCGTATCGCCAGTTCCGCTGGCCAGGCCCTAAAGCGTGTTTCATTGGAATTAGGTGGAAAATCAGCCAGCATCGCATTAGCAGAGGCTGACCCCGCCTTGGTAGTGCGGCACGCACTGTCCTCCTGCTTCCTGAACTCCGGCCAGACATGCAGCGCCATCACGCGATTGATTGTGCCCGAGGATCAGTACCTGGAATATCGCACGCGGCTCCAGGAAGGAGCGCAAAAGATAACGCTTGGCGATCCACGCGACAGCGCAACGCGCATGGGGCCTTTGGTGTCGAGCGATCAAAGGCAGCGTGTATTGTCGTTTCTTTTGGAGGCCGAAGAAGCCGGATTCGACTTGATCGCCGGCGGGACGCACGCGCCCACGCCCGGACAAGGCTACTTCATCGCGCCTACAGTGTTCGGCCGGGTACCCGCACAAGCGCGCATCGCATCTGAAGAAATTTTTGGCCCCGTGCTAGCCGTTCTTACCTATGTCACTGAAGACGAGGCTATCAATATCGCGAACCAGACACCCTATGGTTTGGCCGGTGCGGTTTGGGGCAGTGAAGATAAGGCAATGGCCGCGGCTCGCCAACTAAGGGCCGGGCAAATTGATGTAAATGGCGCGCCCTTCAATCCCTTGGCTCCGTTTGGCGGATTTGGAGCATCGGGTATCGGACGCGAAGGCGGCATTTACGGCATCCTGGAGTTCACCGAACTGCGGGCGATTCAGGCTTCCTCTACCACCACAGCGCAATAA
- a CDS encoding acetate--CoA ligase family protein has protein sequence MVNQSKAIQVLCPASVAVIGASDNPNKVGGRPIHYMRKFGYGGRILPINPQRQSVQGIDCYASLDDTDIVPETAIIAVAGEDAVKAVHDCARRGVSTAILMASGFAETGAAGLLVQRELVAFALAHGMRLVGPNAQGLANFATGAVLNFSTMFMEVPPKDGPIAVVSQSGAASVMPYALLREKGLGVRYLAATGNDADLGVSELVRLIAADADIRLILVYVESLTRPEFLAEAADLARQHGAHIVLLKGGSSLKGAVAAASHTGAIVGQDAALDAFLEQNGIWRAHDIHELVNAAPLYLSGFSPKSGRTVVMSHSGAVGVLCADAAERIGLPLAELESTTCNSLRSLLPNFATVANPLDLTAALLGDKEMFPRVLDVLGDSREADMFLFGIPVAGPGYDVPALASATAAFASHNRKPVAVTAPQESVRRQFQHCGIPTFTGETDAVRALNQYFQQCHFHRRETQEPPSRIATTLAHGLLDEADSLAALASFGLPVVDHMVCGDADSAVHAASQLNDSVVIKGCSADVPHKTEHGLVHINVLGAEEVRTAANDCLAKLRKLGAAKPRVLVARMLKGKHEFMLGATVDPIFGPVITIGEGGTLVELRHDVVSLLPPFHEEEVLRAIKRLRVAPILSGFRGEPALDAQALAKAAVALGHFALQHRATLHAVDINPIMVMPSGQGAIAVDAVVEFKDKA, from the coding sequence ATGGTGAATCAATCGAAGGCCATACAGGTGTTGTGCCCCGCCTCGGTCGCGGTAATCGGTGCCTCGGACAATCCCAACAAAGTGGGGGGACGTCCCATTCATTACATGCGCAAGTTCGGTTATGGCGGCCGCATTCTACCCATCAATCCACAAAGGCAGTCTGTGCAGGGCATAGACTGCTATGCAAGCCTGGACGACACAGACATCGTGCCAGAAACGGCCATCATTGCCGTGGCCGGCGAGGATGCGGTTAAAGCCGTCCATGATTGTGCCCGCCGCGGCGTATCGACAGCAATACTGATGGCTTCCGGATTTGCGGAAACCGGAGCGGCAGGCTTGCTTGTTCAGCGGGAACTGGTTGCATTCGCTCTGGCACATGGCATGCGTTTGGTGGGCCCCAACGCCCAGGGCCTGGCTAATTTCGCAACGGGTGCCGTACTCAATTTCAGCACGATGTTCATGGAAGTACCGCCCAAGGATGGGCCAATAGCGGTCGTCAGTCAAAGCGGTGCCGCGAGCGTGATGCCTTATGCATTACTGCGAGAGAAAGGACTGGGTGTGCGCTATTTGGCCGCCACGGGCAATGATGCCGACCTTGGCGTATCGGAACTCGTTCGCTTGATTGCGGCCGATGCGGACATACGTCTGATTCTTGTCTATGTCGAATCTCTGACCCGCCCAGAGTTCCTGGCTGAAGCCGCGGACCTTGCCCGGCAACATGGCGCACACATAGTGCTGCTCAAAGGCGGGAGCAGTCTTAAAGGAGCGGTTGCCGCGGCATCACATACAGGTGCAATAGTGGGACAGGACGCCGCATTGGACGCCTTTCTGGAACAGAATGGTATTTGGCGGGCTCATGACATTCATGAACTGGTCAACGCGGCGCCACTATATCTAAGCGGCTTTTCCCCGAAATCGGGTCGTACAGTCGTGATGAGCCACAGCGGCGCAGTGGGCGTGCTTTGTGCCGATGCGGCCGAACGGATAGGGCTGCCTTTAGCCGAGCTTGAGTCCACAACATGCAACAGCCTTCGAAGCCTTTTGCCGAATTTCGCTACCGTGGCCAACCCTCTGGATCTCACGGCGGCCTTGCTGGGCGACAAGGAAATGTTCCCAAGAGTGCTCGATGTCCTGGGCGACAGCCGCGAGGCGGACATGTTCCTTTTTGGAATTCCTGTTGCAGGACCGGGCTACGATGTTCCGGCATTGGCCAGTGCAACCGCGGCCTTCGCTTCCCATAATAGAAAACCGGTAGCGGTTACGGCGCCCCAGGAATCCGTACGCAGGCAGTTCCAGCATTGTGGAATTCCGACATTCACGGGCGAAACCGACGCAGTGCGCGCTTTGAATCAGTATTTTCAGCAATGCCACTTTCATCGCAGAGAAACGCAAGAGCCGCCCTCTCGAATAGCCACCACCCTGGCCCACGGATTACTTGACGAAGCGGACAGCCTGGCCGCATTGGCCTCGTTTGGGTTGCCTGTGGTCGATCACATGGTCTGCGGGGACGCCGATTCAGCGGTTCATGCCGCTTCACAGCTTAACGACAGTGTCGTTATAAAGGGATGCTCGGCGGATGTCCCGCACAAAACCGAACACGGCCTCGTTCACATTAATGTACTGGGAGCCGAAGAGGTTCGAACCGCCGCCAACGATTGCTTGGCGAAGCTGCGGAAGCTTGGCGCGGCAAAACCACGCGTACTGGTGGCCCGAATGCTCAAAGGCAAGCATGAATTCATGCTCGGCGCGACAGTTGATCCGATATTCGGGCCGGTTATAACAATTGGCGAAGGAGGGACTCTGGTCGAACTCCGACACGACGTGGTTTCGCTGCTGCCGCCTTTCCACGAAGAGGAAGTGCTGCGTGCCATTAAGCGGTTGCGGGTCGCACCGATATTGTCGGGCTTTCGTGGCGAGCCGGCACTCGACGCCCAAGCATTGGCAAAAGCCGCGGTGGCGCTGGGCCATTTCGCCCTGCAACACCGGGCCACGCTGCATGCGGTAGACATCAACCCCATTATGGTGATGCCATCTGGCCAAGGCGCCATAGCGGTGGATGCCGTAGTCGAATTCAAGGATAAGGCATGA
- a CDS encoding tripartite tricarboxylate transporter substrate binding protein, with translation MCIASAISRLEFRSSAGRDQNNISGDKMNTCRFKKLAPVFLLAAAAGLGVTAPARAAYPDKPIKLIVPFTAGGPTDALARIVGAKLTQSLGQTVIVENRGGAGGLIGTEAAASAAPDGYTLFFATTGTMTINPSLYSSMRIKPLSAFDAVGMVAGTVNVLVVPPSLHVKTTQELIALAKKKPGALTFGSAGVGSSNHLSGELFKKMAGIDIVHVPYKGSAPALTDLLGGRISMMFDTISNEVPNIETNKVIALGVTGTSESPTLPHIPTIAEAGLPGFHVSIWFGLVAPHGIAPETVHTLNQAINKMLANPDMQSQLASLGATPLPGSPGDFTAQMKKDEAKWSKIIKDSGVKVD, from the coding sequence TTGTGCATAGCCAGCGCCATATCTAGACTTGAATTTCGCTCTTCTGCCGGAAGAGATCAAAACAACATCTCAGGAGACAAAATGAATACTTGCCGTTTCAAGAAGCTTGCCCCGGTTTTTCTACTGGCAGCGGCGGCCGGCCTCGGTGTTACAGCGCCCGCTCGAGCGGCCTACCCCGATAAGCCAATAAAACTGATTGTCCCCTTCACCGCCGGCGGGCCGACCGACGCATTGGCCCGTATTGTGGGTGCGAAACTGACGCAATCCCTTGGGCAAACCGTCATTGTTGAAAATCGCGGCGGTGCCGGCGGCCTGATTGGTACCGAGGCGGCCGCCTCGGCGGCACCCGACGGATACACGCTGTTTTTCGCCACCACTGGCACCATGACGATCAACCCCAGCCTTTATTCGAGCATGAGGATCAAGCCGCTTAGCGCATTCGATGCTGTCGGCATGGTTGCAGGTACGGTGAATGTTCTCGTGGTGCCGCCCTCACTCCACGTCAAAACGACGCAAGAACTTATCGCCTTGGCGAAGAAAAAACCCGGAGCGCTGACCTTTGGCTCGGCCGGGGTAGGAAGTTCAAACCACCTGTCGGGAGAATTGTTTAAAAAAATGGCCGGCATCGATATTGTGCACGTTCCCTATAAAGGTTCGGCACCGGCGCTGACAGATCTTCTGGGCGGGCGAATTTCAATGATGTTCGACACTATTTCCAACGAAGTGCCGAATATCGAAACGAATAAAGTGATCGCGCTGGGAGTGACGGGCACGTCCGAATCACCAACCCTCCCCCACATTCCGACTATTGCGGAAGCGGGTTTGCCGGGCTTTCACGTAAGCATTTGGTTCGGTCTGGTCGCTCCACATGGGATAGCTCCCGAGACCGTACACACGCTGAATCAGGCTATTAACAAAATGCTCGCCAACCCCGATATGCAATCGCAGCTGGCATCGCTTGGCGCAACGCCCTTGCCAGGATCGCCCGGGGACTTCACTGCCCAGATGAAAAAAGATGAGGCCAAGTGGAGCAAAATCATAAAAGACTCCGGTGTAAAGGTAGATTGA
- a CDS encoding LysR family transcriptional regulator has protein sequence MNLKQLEMFSLVAALGSLSRAATATDTAQSLVSRQISQLETEWGDRLFERTGRGMTLSEFGKRVRPEIELVLDQVGRLESTVKDAARVLTGTVHFGVLPSMSRELLPVLFTNIRALAPEVRLHVTEGFSGDLDEQLGSGRLDMIVVNRYGASDGRHEDSLGAVDTFLIGRPDAMHALGAKATLPFRTLANLPLVLPSTPNGLRATLDMLGRQHNIWPDVVMEVDTLTAMKDVAMSGHAFTLLPLLAIKDELEAGKLAAAQIDRPVIRRTVALSFTRHRPLSKAARLVGARVRELVSDLIKNR, from the coding sequence ATGAATTTAAAGCAGCTCGAAATGTTCTCGCTTGTGGCGGCGCTTGGTTCGCTTTCACGAGCGGCAACTGCCACGGATACCGCCCAATCGCTGGTCAGCCGGCAAATTTCGCAGTTGGAGACCGAGTGGGGCGACCGCCTATTCGAAAGAACCGGCAGGGGCATGACTTTGTCGGAGTTTGGCAAGCGGGTTCGACCAGAGATCGAGCTCGTGCTCGACCAGGTAGGCCGGCTTGAAAGCACGGTGAAAGACGCTGCAAGGGTGCTGACGGGAACCGTCCATTTTGGCGTGCTGCCTTCGATGAGCCGGGAGTTGCTGCCCGTGCTGTTCACCAATATCCGGGCATTGGCGCCGGAAGTGCGCTTGCACGTTACCGAAGGGTTTAGCGGCGATCTGGATGAACAGCTTGGCTCGGGTAGGTTGGATATGATCGTAGTCAATCGATATGGCGCCAGCGATGGGCGTCACGAAGATTCATTGGGCGCGGTCGACACTTTTTTGATAGGCCGGCCTGATGCCATGCATGCGCTGGGGGCCAAGGCAACACTGCCGTTTCGAACTCTGGCAAACCTGCCTCTGGTTTTACCCTCAACGCCCAATGGCTTGCGGGCTACGCTGGATATGCTGGGCCGCCAACACAATATATGGCCCGATGTTGTAATGGAGGTCGACACATTGACCGCCATGAAGGACGTCGCCATGAGCGGGCATGCATTTACACTGCTTCCGCTGTTGGCCATCAAAGATGAACTCGAGGCGGGCAAGTTGGCAGCCGCTCAAATCGACAGGCCTGTGATTCGCCGCACAGTTGCGCTTAGTTTCACAAGACACAGGCCGCTTTCGAAAGCAGCCAGACTAGTCGGCGCGAGGGTACGGGAATTGGTATCCGACCTGATTAAAAATCGATAG
- a CDS encoding AraC family transcriptional regulator, translating to MAPLVRAACLTNYREVAIASGLNPVRMLLDVGLSPSALDEPDLMIPVESVGRLLQVSASASGNESFGLCMAKSRLLSNLGAVGLLMRDQVTLRDSLYMLMRYVVVLNGALSLTIEEGDGIVLIREAVMAGGVHQPIRQRVELALGVMVRLIRQLVGNDWRPRRVCFEHCAPHDLSVHTQLFGCPIEFGCDFNCIVCAKADLDVRNPSADPAMVRYAQKLIDDADQSPETRVLDDVRRTILLLLPSGRCSIEKVSEHLGVVPRTVQRRLAEREHSFSSLVNDIRKELAARYVLESERSLTDIAEILGFTAPSSFSRWYQAQFGCSAKESRAQRLIDKSRK from the coding sequence ATGGCGCCTCTTGTCCGTGCAGCTTGCCTTACCAACTACCGCGAAGTGGCCATTGCGTCTGGGCTGAATCCGGTGCGTATGCTCCTGGACGTGGGCTTGAGTCCCAGCGCGCTCGATGAACCCGATTTGATGATCCCTGTGGAATCCGTGGGCCGTTTGCTGCAGGTTTCGGCCAGTGCGTCGGGCAACGAAAGCTTTGGTCTGTGCATGGCCAAGTCCCGCCTGCTGTCCAACCTTGGCGCCGTGGGTTTGCTGATGCGCGACCAGGTTACCTTGCGCGACTCGCTTTACATGCTGATGCGTTACGTGGTCGTGCTCAACGGCGCGCTCTCGCTGACTATAGAAGAAGGCGACGGCATAGTGCTGATCCGGGAGGCGGTCATGGCGGGAGGTGTGCATCAGCCCATACGCCAACGTGTAGAGCTGGCTCTGGGGGTGATGGTGCGCTTGATACGCCAACTGGTGGGCAATGACTGGCGGCCCCGGCGCGTGTGCTTTGAGCATTGCGCACCGCACGATCTGAGCGTACATACTCAGCTTTTTGGCTGTCCAATCGAGTTTGGTTGCGATTTCAATTGCATCGTCTGCGCGAAAGCCGATCTGGATGTGCGCAATCCATCGGCGGATCCGGCCATGGTGCGCTATGCCCAAAAGCTGATCGACGATGCAGACCAGTCGCCCGAAACCCGGGTTCTGGATGATGTGCGGCGCACCATCTTGCTGCTGCTGCCAAGCGGGCGCTGCAGTATCGAAAAGGTCAGCGAGCATTTGGGTGTGGTGCCCCGCACGGTGCAGCGCCGCCTGGCGGAACGCGAGCACAGTTTTTCGTCCCTGGTGAACGATATTCGCAAAGAGCTGGCTGCGCGCTATGTGCTTGAAAGCGAACGGTCGCTGACCGATATTGCAGAAATCCTGGGTTTTACCGCGCCCAGCAGCTTCTCTCGCTGGTACCAGGCACAGTTTGGCTGCAGCGCCAAAGAAAGTCGTGCCCAGCGGCTTATCGACAAGAGCCGCAAATAA
- a CDS encoding 3-keto-5-aminohexanoate cleavage protein: MNFLDGHLYPENQQPLIITAAPYAPGWIPSDFPEDIPITMEEQIQKAVDCYEAGATVLHLHVRELDGKGSKRLSMFNELIAGVRARVPEMVIQVGGSISFAPESDGQAAKWLSDDTRHMLAELDPKPDQVTVTVNTTQMNVTEHAGEDDFKGVSRGFPHLYATYKDMIVPSNPSWVEEHIRRLTAAGIQSEFQCYNINSFETIERMIRRGVYKGPLVMNWVAISGGMDQANIYNLANFLRAAPDGAVVTVESSVLNVLPVNMIGIALGLHVRCGIEDVLWNQTRTGKMSSVEQIKQLVRISGEFGRPIATAQQAREIMQIGVFYDTAEETLQANGFAPNRNGGNQGFLRKPAEIGQGVSK, encoded by the coding sequence ATGAACTTCCTTGACGGCCATCTGTATCCCGAGAACCAGCAGCCTCTGATCATCACCGCCGCTCCCTATGCTCCGGGCTGGATTCCCTCGGACTTCCCGGAAGATATTCCTATCACGATGGAAGAGCAGATCCAGAAGGCGGTCGATTGCTACGAAGCCGGTGCCACCGTGCTGCATCTGCATGTGCGCGAACTTGATGGCAAGGGCAGCAAGCGCCTGTCCATGTTCAATGAGCTGATCGCCGGGGTGCGCGCCCGCGTTCCGGAAATGGTCATCCAGGTGGGCGGCTCCATCAGTTTCGCGCCCGAATCCGATGGCCAGGCCGCCAAGTGGCTAAGCGATGATACGCGGCATATGTTGGCCGAACTCGACCCGAAGCCCGACCAAGTGACAGTGACCGTCAACACGACGCAGATGAATGTGACAGAACATGCCGGTGAGGATGACTTCAAGGGAGTTTCGCGGGGGTTCCCGCACCTGTATGCAACGTACAAGGACATGATCGTGCCTTCGAATCCCAGCTGGGTCGAGGAACACATTCGACGCCTGACAGCCGCCGGGATCCAGAGCGAGTTCCAGTGCTACAACATCAACAGCTTTGAGACGATCGAACGGATGATTCGTCGCGGCGTCTACAAGGGACCGCTAGTGATGAACTGGGTGGCTATCAGCGGTGGCATGGATCAAGCCAACATCTACAACCTGGCCAACTTCCTGCGCGCCGCGCCCGACGGCGCGGTGGTAACGGTGGAGAGCTCGGTGCTGAATGTGCTGCCCGTGAATATGATAGGCATTGCCTTGGGCCTGCATGTGCGATGTGGCATCGAGGATGTGCTCTGGAACCAGACCCGCACGGGCAAGATGAGTTCCGTCGAACAGATCAAGCAATTGGTGCGTATCTCCGGCGAATTTGGTCGTCCCATAGCCACAGCGCAACAGGCACGAGAAATCATGCAGATTGGGGTCTTCTACGATACAGCGGAAGAGACGCTTCAGGCCAATGGCTTCGCGCCCAACCGTAATGGTGGCAACCAGGGATTCCTGCGCAAGCCGGCCGAAATTGGTCAAGGGGTGAGCAAATGA
- a CDS encoding tripartite tricarboxylate transporter substrate binding protein has translation MQKQYKRKWLACMTAMALGAMTLSPMALAADTVWPSKPIRLLVAGPAGGTADALARLLAEGLQKSLGKPIIVESKPGASGGIAIRDLMSNGKDGYTFLVIQDGAVSEVPLAYKVNYKPFTDIKPLAQLSRTGLVLVANKDLKLNNLQDVVKYGQSQKDGVNFASYATGMKGHTSGMLLGQLTHMNMRYVGYKGSPQALVDLMGGQFPLMFDGITTSLSLIKSGKIKAIAVNYPTRIHELPDVPTFTELGYPQLSKAGWFGVWAQPDTPAEIQKKLRDVTLAFFQQPNALSRINALGMEPGKPYTSEELMADLREAYQKQAALLKSINYQPQ, from the coding sequence ATGCAGAAACAATACAAAAGAAAATGGCTCGCATGCATGACCGCAATGGCGCTGGGCGCCATGACTTTGAGCCCCATGGCACTGGCGGCCGATACGGTTTGGCCAAGCAAGCCCATCCGCTTGCTGGTTGCCGGCCCGGCGGGAGGTACCGCGGACGCGCTGGCGCGCTTGCTGGCCGAAGGCCTGCAGAAGAGCCTCGGCAAACCTATTATCGTGGAGTCCAAGCCTGGCGCATCGGGCGGCATTGCCATCAGGGATCTGATGTCCAATGGCAAAGACGGCTATACCTTTTTGGTCATCCAGGACGGCGCGGTCAGCGAAGTACCTTTGGCCTACAAAGTCAATTACAAGCCTTTCACCGATATCAAGCCCTTGGCCCAGTTAAGCCGCACAGGGCTGGTATTGGTCGCCAACAAAGATCTGAAACTGAATAACTTGCAGGATGTAGTGAAGTATGGCCAGTCGCAAAAAGACGGTGTCAATTTTGCGTCTTATGCCACGGGAATGAAAGGACACACCTCCGGCATGCTGCTCGGCCAGCTCACCCATATGAATATGCGCTATGTGGGGTACAAAGGCTCGCCGCAGGCCCTGGTGGATTTGATGGGCGGACAGTTCCCATTAATGTTTGACGGCATAACCACGTCCTTGTCGCTGATTAAAAGCGGGAAAATCAAGGCCATTGCGGTCAATTACCCGACACGGATCCACGAACTGCCCGATGTACCCACCTTCACGGAACTGGGCTATCCGCAGCTATCCAAGGCAGGCTGGTTCGGCGTGTGGGCACAACCCGATACGCCTGCCGAAATTCAGAAAAAACTACGCGACGTAACACTTGCGTTTTTTCAGCAGCCCAACGCCCTGAGCCGCATCAACGCACTCGGCATGGAACCGGGGAAACCCTATACAAGCGAAGAGCTCATGGCTGATTTGCGAGAGGCCTATCAGAAACAGGCGGCTTTGCTGAAGTCAATAAACTATCAACCCCAATAG